From Chryseobacterium shandongense, the proteins below share one genomic window:
- the ribD gene encoding bifunctional diaminohydroxyphosphoribosylaminopyrimidine deaminase/5-amino-6-(5-phosphoribosylamino)uracil reductase RibD — protein MKDEFYIKRCIELASKALGKTYPNPLVGSVIVYNDQIIGEGYHHKAGENHAEINAINSVHDKSLISESTIYVSLEPCAHYGKTPPCALKIKELGFKKVVIGAMDSHDKVNGKGKKIIQDAGIEVVSGVLEKECVQLNKRFFTFHEKKRPYIILKWAQSGDGFIDKDCKPVSISNSLVNQFVHQLRADEHAILVGTNTALNDNPTLTVRNVEGENPIRILIDFELKVPQDFNIYNQEARTIVINSVKDEEKGNIRFIKIEKENFLIELMNALYREQVQSVIIEGGRFTLQQFIDEDLWDEAIVIENKNLKLEKGTRAPEFNIKSERAETFRDNLIQFYKREDHVV, from the coding sequence ATGAAGGACGAATTTTATATTAAAAGATGTATTGAACTTGCCAGTAAGGCGCTCGGTAAAACCTATCCAAATCCACTGGTAGGAAGTGTAATCGTATATAATGATCAGATTATCGGTGAGGGTTACCATCATAAAGCAGGAGAAAACCATGCGGAAATCAATGCTATTAATTCCGTTCATGATAAATCTTTGATTTCGGAATCTACCATTTATGTATCATTGGAACCCTGCGCACATTACGGAAAAACACCACCGTGTGCTTTGAAAATTAAAGAATTAGGCTTTAAAAAAGTAGTAATCGGAGCGATGGACTCTCATGACAAAGTAAACGGAAAGGGAAAAAAAATCATTCAGGATGCCGGAATAGAAGTGGTTTCGGGAGTCCTTGAAAAAGAATGCGTTCAGCTTAACAAGAGATTTTTCACATTCCACGAAAAGAAAAGACCTTATATTATTCTGAAATGGGCACAGTCGGGTGATGGTTTTATTGATAAAGACTGTAAGCCTGTTTCTATTTCCAATTCTTTGGTAAATCAGTTTGTTCACCAGCTGAGAGCAGATGAACACGCTATTCTTGTAGGAACAAATACCGCATTAAATGATAATCCGACCCTTACAGTAAGAAATGTGGAAGGCGAAAACCCGATCAGAATTTTAATTGATTTTGAATTAAAGGTTCCGCAGGATTTTAACATCTACAATCAGGAAGCAAGAACAATTGTTATTAACTCTGTTAAAGATGAAGAGAAGGGAAATATCCGTTTCATTAAGATCGAAAAAGAAAATTTTCTGATCGAACTAATGAATGCTTTGTATAGAGAACAGGTTCAGTCGGTGATCATAGAAGGAGGCAGATTTACTTTGCAACAGTTTATTGATGAAGATCTTTGGGATGAAGCAATTGTCATTGAAAATAAGAATCTGAAACTTGAAAAAGGCACTAGAGCTCCAGAATTTAACATCAAATCAGAGCGAGCAGAAACATTCAGAGACAATTTAATACAATTTTATAAGAGAGAAGATCATGTTGTTTGA
- a CDS encoding IMPACT family protein: MLFEYKTIEKPVENVLLKEKGSKFIGFAYPVNNEEELKKALEKMKAEHPKATHHCYAFRIGLNGENYRANDDGEPSGSAGLPIYNQLLANEITNTLVVSVRYYGGTKLGVSGLVKAYKESAKLTLEEANIVVKELEIEIKIQFNFNQQNIIFTLLSKYDAKIVNFDSQEKASIIANIKLKHQNEIAKSLKNIQFVDYKFSG, from the coding sequence ATGTTGTTTGAATATAAAACAATAGAAAAACCAGTAGAAAATGTTTTATTAAAGGAAAAAGGAAGTAAATTTATAGGATTTGCTTATCCGGTAAATAATGAAGAAGAACTTAAAAAAGCATTAGAAAAAATGAAAGCCGAACACCCCAAAGCAACCCATCACTGTTATGCTTTCAGGATAGGTCTTAATGGGGAAAATTACCGGGCAAATGACGATGGAGAGCCTTCTGGAAGCGCAGGACTACCCATATACAATCAGCTCTTGGCTAATGAAATCACGAATACTCTTGTTGTTTCCGTTCGGTATTACGGAGGAACAAAACTTGGGGTTTCGGGGTTGGTTAAAGCATATAAAGAGTCTGCAAAACTCACTCTGGAAGAAGCCAATATTGTTGTGAAAGAATTGGAAATTGAGATTAAAATTCAATTCAATTTCAATCAACAAAATATTATTTTCACGTTATTATCAAAGTATGATGCAAAGATTGTTAATTTTGATTCTCAGGAAAAAGCTTCTATCATTGCCAACATCAAATTAAAACATCAGAATGAAATTGCCAAATCTTTAAAAAACATACAATTTGTAGATTATAAATTTTCAGGCTGA
- a CDS encoding zinc metallopeptidase: protein MVGYYIIIGISMLVSWWVSYRLKSKFEYYSKVHLRNGLSGKEVAEKMLRDNGINDVQVISVPGQLTDHYNPENKTVNLSEAVYMQRNAAAAAVAAHECGHAVQHKVGYSMLQLRSKLVPVVQISSNLMQFVLIAGIMVMAATQSIENPSGNRMVLAIGVIMFAATTLFAFITLPVEYDASNRAMKWLRDTGTVTAEEYVGVKDSLKWAARTYLVAAIGSLAQLLYWASLLLGGRRD, encoded by the coding sequence ATGGTGGGTTATTATATAATCATTGGGATTTCGATGCTGGTAAGCTGGTGGGTTTCATACAGGCTGAAGTCGAAATTCGAATATTATTCTAAAGTGCATCTCCGAAACGGGCTTTCCGGTAAAGAGGTTGCAGAAAAGATGCTAAGAGACAACGGAATTAATGATGTTCAGGTGATATCGGTTCCGGGACAATTAACGGATCATTATAATCCGGAAAATAAAACGGTAAATCTTTCTGAAGCTGTTTATATGCAGAGAAATGCTGCAGCAGCAGCTGTTGCAGCTCATGAATGTGGGCATGCTGTACAGCATAAGGTAGGATATTCAATGTTGCAGCTTCGTTCAAAATTGGTGCCGGTCGTTCAGATCAGCTCAAATCTTATGCAGTTTGTGCTTATTGCCGGAATTATGGTTATGGCTGCGACACAGTCTATTGAAAATCCCTCTGGTAACCGTATGGTTCTGGCTATAGGAGTAATCATGTTTGCAGCGACTACTCTTTTTGCTTTTATCACATTGCCGGTAGAGTATGATGCAAGTAACAGAGCAATGAAATGGTTGCGAGATACCGGTACGGTAACTGCTGAAGAATATGTTGGAGTGAAAGACAGCTTAAAATGGGCTGCAAGAACATATCTGGTAGCGGCTATCGGTTCATTGGCCCAGCTTTTATATTGGGCTTCACTGCTATTAGGAGGCAGAAGAGATTAA
- a CDS encoding GNAT family N-acetyltransferase — translation MSKISVIEVKTTDQLKQFVRFPMDLYKNNPYYVPSFINDEINIWNPAENPAMQYSEAKQFLAFKDNQIVGRIAVMINHKEEKELGIRKVRFGWIDFIDDREVSKALIDTVITYAREKSIKKIEGPMGFTNLDKAGMLTLGFDKLATMIGIYNHRYYPEHLENLGLQKEKEWVEFEIMFPETLPEKIYKFNELISQKYKLKVLKFKSKEEILQYVDAMFDLLDETYKHLSTYTPISDEQRKTYKEKYFKLIDKDFIICIADADNNLVSFAITMPSYSKALQKSKGKLFPFGWWHFLQAGRKNDRANFYLIGIHPDYQRRGVTSIIFKEIWDIFNKKGVKYLETNPELEENKSIQLLWQDYNPVNHKRRRTYSLNII, via the coding sequence ATGTCTAAAATTTCAGTAATTGAAGTAAAAACAACGGATCAGTTAAAGCAATTCGTCAGATTTCCAATGGATTTGTACAAAAACAATCCTTACTACGTTCCATCATTTATCAATGATGAAATCAATATTTGGAACCCTGCGGAGAATCCGGCAATGCAGTATTCTGAAGCAAAGCAGTTTCTGGCTTTTAAAGACAATCAAATCGTCGGCAGAATTGCCGTAATGATCAATCATAAAGAAGAAAAAGAACTGGGCATCAGAAAAGTCCGCTTCGGGTGGATAGATTTCATTGACGACAGAGAAGTTTCAAAAGCATTGATTGATACGGTAATCACTTATGCCAGAGAAAAAAGCATCAAGAAAATAGAAGGGCCAATGGGATTCACTAATCTTGATAAAGCCGGGATGCTAACATTAGGGTTTGATAAGCTCGCAACGATGATCGGCATCTACAATCACAGATATTATCCGGAACATCTTGAAAATTTAGGCTTACAAAAGGAAAAAGAATGGGTGGAATTTGAAATCATGTTCCCTGAAACCTTACCGGAAAAGATCTATAAATTCAATGAACTCATTTCTCAAAAGTACAAGCTCAAAGTTCTAAAATTTAAATCAAAAGAAGAAATTCTTCAATATGTAGATGCCATGTTTGATCTGCTGGATGAGACCTATAAACACCTCTCTACCTATACTCCTATTTCCGACGAACAGAGAAAAACTTACAAAGAAAAGTATTTCAAGCTTATTGATAAAGATTTTATTATCTGTATTGCTGACGCCGATAATAATCTTGTCTCGTTCGCCATCACCATGCCTTCTTATTCAAAAGCTTTGCAGAAATCAAAAGGAAAACTGTTTCCTTTCGGATGGTGGCATTTTTTACAGGCAGGAAGGAAAAATGACAGGGCGAATTTTTATTTGATCGGTATTCATCCAGATTATCAGAGACGAGGTGTTACTTCAATTATTTTTAAAGAAATATGGGATATTTTTAACAAAAAAGGAGTAAAGTACCTTGAGACAAACCCAGAGCTTGAAGAAAATAAAAGCATCCAGCTGCTTTGGCAGGATTATAATCCGGTAAATCATAAAAGAAGACGGACCTATTCGCTGAATATCATTTAA
- a CDS encoding NADH-quinone oxidoreductase subunit A, protein MNLPESYIPILIQAGVAIGFVAISLLGAHFLGPKQKKGNSVKNQSWECGVPVEGNARTPFSIKYFLTAVLFVLFDIEIVFFYPYAVNFREFGMEGFLAVLMFVAIFFMAFFYVWKRGALDWDK, encoded by the coding sequence ATGAATTTACCTGAAAGTTATATTCCAATCCTTATACAAGCAGGTGTTGCGATAGGTTTCGTAGCCATTTCTTTGCTTGGAGCACATTTTTTAGGTCCGAAACAGAAAAAAGGAAATTCTGTGAAAAACCAAAGCTGGGAATGTGGAGTCCCGGTAGAAGGAAATGCAAGAACACCGTTTTCCATCAAATATTTTTTGACGGCGGTATTGTTTGTATTATTCGATATTGAAATCGTATTTTTTTATCCGTATGCAGTAAACTTCAGAGAATTCGGAATGGAAGGATTCTTAGCTGTTCTTATGTTCGTGGCAATTTTCTTCATGGCATTTTTTTATGTCTGGAAACGCGGTGCATTAGATTGGGATAAATAA
- a CDS encoding NADH-quinone oxidoreductase subunit B encodes MSDNKPIIRTDAPAPEGFEGEGFFATKLSSVIGMARKFSLWPLPFATSCCGIEFMATLNPTYDASRFGMERNSFSPRQADLLMVCGTISKKLGPVLKEVYTQMAEPKWVVSVGACACSGGIFDTYSVLQGIDKIIPVDVYVPGCPPRPEQIIEGVMQVQALAESESIRRRDMPEYQKLLDSYNISN; translated from the coding sequence ATGTCAGATAACAAACCAATAATAAGAACAGATGCACCTGCTCCGGAAGGATTTGAAGGAGAAGGGTTTTTCGCAACGAAACTGAGCAGTGTAATCGGGATGGCCAGAAAGTTTTCACTATGGCCACTGCCTTTTGCAACCTCTTGTTGTGGTATCGAGTTTATGGCTACCCTCAACCCAACATATGACGCCTCAAGATTTGGTATGGAAAGAAACTCTTTCTCACCAAGACAGGCAGATCTACTAATGGTTTGCGGAACGATATCGAAAAAATTAGGTCCGGTGCTTAAAGAAGTGTACACACAAATGGCAGAGCCGAAATGGGTAGTATCTGTGGGTGCTTGTGCATGCAGCGGTGGGATCTTTGATACGTATTCCGTATTACAGGGGATCGACAAAATTATTCCAGTAGACGTTTATGTTCCCGGATGTCCTCCAAGACCGGAGCAGATCATTGAAGGAGTAATGCAGGTTCAGGCTCTTGCAGAGAGCGAAAGCATCAGAAGAAGAGATATGCCTGAATACCAGAAACTATTAGATTCTTACAACATAAGCAACTAA
- a CDS encoding NADH-quinone oxidoreductase subunit C, whose translation MTNEFVLEAITREFPESVISSSEPYGMLTIEVKKEDLKKIVHYLKDSSLEINFLTDVCGIHYPEFPDKEIGVVYHLHNMMTNFRIRIKVFMSRENIEVDSLVDLYAGANWMERETFDFFGIKFKGHPDLRPILNMEDLGYHPMLKEYRLEDGTRTDKDDAMFGR comes from the coding sequence ATGACAAACGAATTTGTATTAGAAGCAATTACAAGAGAATTTCCGGAATCTGTAATCTCAAGTTCAGAGCCTTACGGAATGCTAACGATTGAGGTAAAAAAAGAAGATCTTAAAAAAATCGTTCACTATTTGAAAGACTCTTCATTAGAAATCAATTTCCTTACGGATGTGTGTGGAATCCATTACCCGGAATTTCCGGATAAAGAAATAGGAGTTGTTTATCATCTGCATAATATGATGACAAACTTCAGAATCCGTATTAAAGTTTTTATGTCCAGAGAAAACATAGAGGTAGATTCTTTGGTAGATCTTTATGCAGGAGCCAACTGGATGGAGAGAGAAACCTTTGATTTCTTCGGAATTAAATTTAAAGGACATCCGGATCTGAGACCTATTTTAAATATGGAAGATCTTGGTTACCACCCAATGTTGAAAGAATATCGTCTGGAAGATGGCACAAGAACCGATAAGGACGATGCAATGTTCGGAAGATAA
- the nuoD gene encoding NADH dehydrogenase (quinone) subunit D — MKDNSLSNILNQYESKEQIDGQLYTLNLGPTHPATHGIFQNILTMDGERILHAEQTVGYIHRAFEKISERRNYSQITTLTDRMNYCSAPINNLGWHMTVEKLIGVEVPKRVDYMRVILMELARIGDHLICNGVTGMDSGAITGLTYMFIERERIYDMYEQICGARMTTNMGRIGGFERDFTPKFHELIKDFLKTFPPRFKEFCTLLERNRIFMDRTIGAGAISAERALSYGFTGPNLRATGVDYDVRVAQPYSSYQDFDFIIPVGTSGDTYDRFMVRQQEIWESIKIIKQAYENLPEGPFHADVPDFYLPEKADVYQKMEALIYHFKIVMGETDVPKGEVYHAVEGGNGELGFYLVSDGGRSPYRLHFRRPCFIYYQAYPEMITGSVISDAIVTMCSMNIIAGELDA, encoded by the coding sequence ATGAAAGATAACTCATTATCCAATATACTCAACCAATACGAAAGTAAGGAGCAGATCGACGGGCAACTGTACACCCTCAATTTAGGTCCTACACACCCTGCCACACACGGTATTTTCCAGAATATCCTTACCATGGACGGAGAAAGGATTCTTCACGCAGAACAAACCGTTGGATACATCCACAGAGCATTTGAGAAAATTTCCGAAAGAAGAAACTATTCTCAGATCACTACCCTTACCGACCGTATGAATTACTGTTCTGCACCGATTAACAATTTGGGTTGGCACATGACCGTAGAAAAGCTGATTGGCGTTGAGGTTCCTAAGCGTGTAGATTATATGCGTGTTATTCTAATGGAGTTGGCAAGAATTGGAGATCACCTGATCTGTAACGGTGTAACAGGAATGGACTCCGGAGCAATCACAGGTCTTACCTATATGTTCATCGAACGAGAACGAATCTACGATATGTATGAACAGATTTGCGGAGCTAGGATGACCACCAATATGGGAAGAATCGGAGGTTTTGAAAGAGATTTCACACCAAAATTCCATGAGTTGATTAAGGATTTCCTTAAAACATTCCCGCCAAGATTCAAAGAATTCTGTACATTATTAGAAAGAAACAGAATCTTTATGGATAGAACCATCGGCGCAGGAGCCATTTCAGCAGAAAGAGCATTAAGCTATGGTTTCACAGGTCCGAATTTACGGGCAACAGGTGTAGACTACGATGTAAGAGTCGCACAGCCTTACTCTTCTTACCAGGATTTCGACTTCATCATTCCGGTTGGAACTTCCGGAGATACCTACGACCGTTTCATGGTTCGTCAGCAGGAAATCTGGGAATCTATCAAAATCATCAAACAAGCATACGAAAATCTTCCTGAAGGGCCATTCCATGCGGATGTTCCTGATTTTTATCTTCCTGAAAAAGCAGATGTATATCAGAAAATGGAAGCTTTAATTTACCATTTCAAAATTGTAATGGGAGAAACGGATGTACCTAAAGGTGAAGTTTATCATGCAGTAGAAGGTGGAAACGGAGAATTAGGTTTTTACTTAGTAAGTGATGGCGGAAGAAGCCCTTACAGACTACATTTCAGAAGGCCATGTTTCATCTATTATCAGGCTTATCCTGAGATGATTACTGGTTCGGTAATTTCAGATGCCATCGTTACGATGTGTAGCATGAATATTATTGCGGGAGAATTAGACGCATAA
- a CDS encoding NADH-quinone oxidoreductase subunit NuoE family protein → MSETIAFKPESLAQVHKMIARYPEGRQKSALIPVLHLAQKEFGGWLDVPVMDYVAELLSIKPIEVYEVATFYTMFNMKPVGKYVLEVCRTGPCMVSGSEKILNHIRTKLNIKDGQTTEDGMFTLKPAECLGACGYAPMMQLGKFFHENLTIEKVDEILDLCREGQIALD, encoded by the coding sequence ATGAGCGAAACAATAGCTTTTAAACCGGAAAGTTTAGCACAGGTACACAAAATGATCGCAAGATATCCTGAAGGCAGACAAAAATCTGCGCTTATTCCTGTACTGCATTTGGCACAGAAAGAATTCGGAGGATGGTTAGACGTTCCAGTAATGGATTATGTTGCGGAATTATTGAGCATTAAACCGATTGAAGTATATGAAGTGGCAACTTTCTATACGATGTTCAATATGAAACCTGTCGGGAAATATGTTTTAGAAGTCTGCAGAACCGGTCCTTGTATGGTTTCCGGTAGCGAAAAGATACTGAATCATATCAGAACCAAACTGAACATTAAAGACGGACAAACCACGGAAGATGGAATGTTTACCCTAAAGCCTGCAGAATGTCTAGGCGCTTGCGGATACGCTCCGATGATGCAGCTTGGAAAATTCTTTCATGAAAATTTAACAATAGAAAAAGTAGACGAAATCCTTGATCTTTGCAGAGAAGGACAAATCGCTTTAGACTAA
- the nuoF gene encoding NADH-quinone oxidoreductase subunit NuoF, with translation MSKKLLLKDAHIEGIRYFETYRKQGGYGAAEKALKMTPDEILEEVKASGLRGRGGAGFPTGMKWSFLAKPEGVPRHLVVNADESEPGTFKDRYLMEFLPHLLIEGMLISSYCLGSNVSYIYIRGEYSWIPDILEEAIEEAKAAGFLGKNILGTGFDLEIYVQRGAGAYICGEETALLESLEGKRGNPRLKPPFPAVKGLWERPTVVNNVESIAAIVPIIDITGAEYAKIGVGRSTGTKLISACGNINKPGVYEIDMTITVEEFIYSDEYCGGIKDGKKLKACIPGGSSVPIVPANLLLKTVNGEPRYMNYESLADGGFATGTMMGSGGFIVLDEDQCIVEHTMTLARFYNHESCGQCTPCREGTGWMYKILKKIENGQGKMEDIDLLWDIQRKIEGNTICPLGDAAAWPVAAAIRHFRDEFEWHVKNPELCLTQNYGLAHYADPIPAPTV, from the coding sequence ATGAGTAAAAAACTTTTACTTAAAGACGCACATATAGAAGGAATACGCTATTTCGAAACCTACCGTAAACAAGGCGGTTACGGAGCAGCTGAAAAAGCCTTGAAAATGACACCAGACGAAATCTTGGAAGAAGTAAAAGCTTCAGGACTAAGAGGACGTGGTGGTGCAGGATTTCCTACCGGTATGAAATGGAGCTTTTTGGCAAAGCCGGAAGGCGTACCAAGACACCTTGTAGTAAATGCCGATGAATCTGAACCAGGAACTTTCAAAGACAGATATCTGATGGAATTTCTTCCTCATTTATTAATCGAAGGAATGCTGATCTCATCGTATTGTTTAGGCTCGAACGTTTCTTATATCTACATCCGTGGAGAATATTCCTGGATTCCTGATATTTTGGAAGAAGCCATCGAAGAGGCTAAAGCAGCAGGATTTTTAGGTAAAAATATCCTTGGAACCGGATTCGATCTTGAAATTTACGTTCAGAGAGGTGCAGGAGCCTATATTTGTGGTGAAGAAACTGCGTTGCTTGAATCCCTTGAAGGAAAAAGAGGAAACCCGAGATTAAAACCGCCATTTCCAGCGGTAAAAGGTCTTTGGGAAAGGCCTACCGTTGTAAATAACGTTGAATCTATCGCAGCAATTGTTCCAATTATTGATATCACCGGAGCAGAATATGCTAAGATAGGTGTAGGAAGATCTACCGGTACAAAATTAATTTCCGCTTGCGGAAACATTAATAAGCCGGGAGTTTATGAAATCGATATGACGATTACCGTTGAAGAATTCATTTACTCAGACGAATATTGCGGCGGTATTAAAGATGGAAAGAAATTAAAAGCCTGTATTCCGGGAGGAAGTTCAGTGCCTATCGTTCCGGCAAACCTGTTGCTGAAAACCGTCAACGGAGAACCAAGATACATGAACTACGAATCATTAGCAGACGGAGGTTTTGCAACCGGTACTATGATGGGTTCAGGAGGTTTCATCGTATTGGATGAAGACCAGTGTATCGTAGAACACACCATGACTTTGGCGAGATTTTATAATCACGAAAGTTGCGGACAATGTACACCATGCCGGGAAGGTACGGGATGGATGTATAAAATTTTAAAGAAAATTGAGAATGGACAAGGTAAGATGGAGGACATCGATTTGCTTTGGGACATTCAGAGAAAAATAGAAGGTAACACAATCTGCCCATTGGGGGATGCGGCAGCGTGGCCTGTAGCGGCGGCGATACGTCATTTCAGAGATGAATTTGAGTGGCATGTGAAAAATCCTGAATTGTGTTTAACACAAAATTATGGATTGGCTCACTATGCAGACCCAATTCCGGCGCCGACAGTTTAG